One window of the Eucalyptus grandis isolate ANBG69807.140 chromosome 8, ASM1654582v1, whole genome shotgun sequence genome contains the following:
- the LOC120287418 gene encoding OVARIAN TUMOR DOMAIN-containing deubiquitinating enzyme 7-like, with product MQMLLMVMAGDDASGNSEEQREEPVEEANKENPPSNSAKQTHDDGSAQREDKKIPRNKNCPCGSKKKYKSCCGSGTGKVSAISNNQALESRKGSRKEKKRGEERVDAS from the exons ATGCAGATGCTTCTCATGGTAATGGCTG GTGATGATGCCAGTGGAAATTCTGAGGAACAGAGAGAGGAACCTGTGGAAGAGGCCAATAAAGAAAATCCACCTAGCAATAGCGCTAAACAGACTCATGATGATGGCAGTGCCCAGCGAGAAGACAAG AAAATTCCAAGAAACAAGAATTGTCCATGTggttcaaaaaagaaatacaagtCCTGTTGCGGGTCAGGGACAGGGAAAGTCTCTGCAATTTCCAA TAATCAAGCTCTTGAATCCAGAAAAGGTagtagaaaggaaaagaagcgagGTGAAGAGAGGGTCGACGCATCT